The Pontibacter sp. SGAir0037 DNA segment CAGCAGAGACCCTGGGCAGCCACGCTTTTTTATGCTTATTCATCACCACCCAGTCCACAAAGTAGAAGCGCTTGTACTGTTGCTTGGGCGAGGCAGGAGTGGACTCGCCTATGTTACACACCACCCCTGCCCTGGAACGATACTGTACCTCGTTTTTAGGCACCTCCAAAAATACAACCGGGCAGTCCCAGTCTGCCAGGGCGGCACCCGTACCGTAAAGTATCGTCAGGCCCTCTTTTGCCGGATGCAGGCCGTTGAGTTTCTCCCGGTCGAAAAAGTCCGCTAAGCTCCCGTCATACACGCGCCCGAAAATCGGATCGTCCCCGCCCAGGTAAGGCGCTACCATGGCGTTAACCCGGTCTTCGCCTTTCAAGGCCCCGTTTACAGGCATCAGGGTCACCGGCACGTTTTCGTTTTGCAGAACCGGGTGAAGCTGGCCCATAAAGCTCTCCCAGTAAACCCCCGGATCACCGTCCAGGACAACCTGGTTATAGTTTTTCAACCAGCCCGCGAAGGAATCAAAGCCTGCTCCTATTTTGCCTTCCCCGATCCTGAAGGAAGGAAAAACATCATACCCCTCTACGGCCTCCGCCTTCTCTACCGGCAACACATACTGCGTCGTTTTCCGGAACGCTACAGCAGGGGGAACTGTAGCGCTACCCTTCACTTCGTGAGATGCAGCTGCCGCTCCAATCATTCCATATAAGTTCTCTTTGTCTGGTTTATCATCCATGGCTATAAAGGTATTTTAGTAACCGATGAGTAAGCCGATGCTTCTCACTATGTACATACATAGTTACAAATATAGATTTAATTGTCAGGATTGCAAGTGGATTACTTATTATTTGAAAATTGTGGCGTGACCTGTTTTAGAGATAATTTCAGGACAAGTCTCAGCTACTTTAATATGATTAGTCTATCAGAACGGAAGCATGCTTCCCTCTAGCAACAGTTTATGTGCTATGACGCCTCAATTGAAGCTGCTTATATTTAAGCTAAAAAGCAGCGGATTCCCAGGTAACTATTCAGGAGTTACCTGGGAATCCGCTGCTGCATTAAAAGTAGTTTTCTGATAAAAAAGAGTGACTATTGTGCTAAGCCACCGCCTTTTATAGCGACCTTTTATCTATCAAATTATATCTACTATCTAATTAGTAGACAACATGAACGTGTGCTATTCCGCTTAATGTCTGAAAGGTAATTTCCTCCAGCCAAGAGGCTATTGCTTCGCGGGTATACTATTCATAGTGTACCAGGCCTCCGTGCTCCAAAGCTGCCTTCCGGTGTTACTGGTAATGCTCTCCTTGTTTAGATGGATGTACACAACGTGTTTCGCCTTCATGTCGGGCAGCTCCAGGAACACCTTTTTCCTGTCCGCTGACACCTTTACAGCTTTAATCTTCAGGCTTTGGTCGTCCAGTTTGGGCCCGCCATAGTCAGCAGTTGGCTTGAACCACCACTGACGGATTTCATAATCAGCCGCTGTTTCTCCTGCCCCTGGCTTTAACGGTTCGGTAAACTCAATTTCCACGCCGTTTGGTTTTGCCCTCACCGCCAGCATTTCGAAAGTAGTCGAATTGTTAAAGGTTAACTTCTGCAACCCGTAGCCCAGCTTCCCTGCATGGCCCCAGTTACCGGTAGAGCCAACGCCGCCGAGGTAGAGCGACCCATCAGGCCCCCAAGCCAGGCGGTTTACGCCCGCTTCCAGGCCTTGGGTAAACCGGAACACCACCCCCTGGTAGGCGCCGTTCACTTTTTCGGCAAAGACCCGCTTGATGCCGCCATGGGTGACGTCGCCGTGAATCATCTGGTTTTTGTAAGGGCCAACGTTTAGCTTGGCCGGCTGGCTGGGAGAGTTTCCTATTTCATCCTGGGTCAGCCATACCACCGGAGGCGTTTCCGTGGCATTAGCGGTTCCCTCGAAATCCACCGACCGCGAGCCGTACCAGGCCCCTTCCTGCAGGTGAACGATCTTGTTGGCCGGAAGCCAGTCGCCCTGGTTGTCAGCGATGAATATCTCATTATCAACCCCCAGACCTATGCCGTTGGGCGTTCGCAGGCCTTTGGCGACCAACGCAAAAGAACCATCTTTCCTGGATATCTTCACCACCTTGCCTCTGTCGGGGATCTGGGGATTGGTGCTGGCACCGCCGGGATTTATGGCCGTGGCCAGGGTGCCGTAGAAATAGCCGTCTTTGTAAACCAGGCCGAAGGCAAACTCATGGAAATTCGCCGACACCCGCCAACCGTTGCAAACCGTCTGGTACTCATCGATCACTTCGTCTTCATCCAAGTCCACCAGCTTCGTCAGTTCCTGCTTCTGCAGCACATATATTTCGCCGTCAACCACTTTCAAGCCCAAAGGCTCCGCTAAACCGTAAGCGATGCGCTTCACGTTGATGTCCCGGGCGCTTTTCGCCTGCCGGCTGTCCACGATGAAGACTGAGCCCAGGGAGTCCCAGGTGCTCACCACCAGGCGTCCGTCCGGAAGGAAATCCATGCCTCCTACTCTTGGTTGGAAATCGTCCGGTCTGGCCTGGGCCAACGTAAAACTTGGGTGCACCGCTTCCAGAGGCGACTTGTCGCCGGGCACTTCCTCCTTCTTCACGGCAATGGGCGCTTGCTGCGTTCTTTTTATATCAGCACCATTGAAGGTGAACACTGAAGGCGGCACAACTACAAACTCCTCGCTACCATACGGCCGCCACTGCAAGGAGACGCCTTTGCCAAATTTGCCTTGGTAATACTCTACTTTGAAAGGGTGCCTGCCGGCTTTCAGAATTATCTCCCCGTCTTTAGGCTCCAAGCCATGGTTGCCGCCATTATCCACAACCAGTTTGTCATCGATGAACAGGCGGGCGCCATCGTCGCACACCAACCGGAAGACGATGTTGGTCGTCTTCTTAATGTTCAGGTAGCCGCTGGCGTGGATAGCAAAGTTTTCCTGGAAAGAGCCAAAGTCCTGGTCGTCCAGATGCAGGGCATTGATAGAGCCTGACATAACCGGCAGCATCTCTCCGTTGATCTCGGGTAGGTTTACAATGTCGCTGCTAAACTGGTAGACATTCACGGCCATACCGGAGTTTTCCTTTTTGGCGCTCATTTCAGCGGGATTGAGTGGCTGTAACGCTATAGCATAAGCAGGCTTGGGCATCAGTTTGTTTGCGGCCTCGGCTTGTTCCTTATCGGCATCCAGGCCCAGAATATAGGAGACCATAGTGGCTGCATCCTCTTCCTTTAGGTCAGGGTGCGGGGTCATGGGCACTTGCCCCCAGTTACCGGCACCTCCTTTTATGACTTTGGTAACCAGGGCGTCTCGGTTCTTGTCGCTGTTGTCGTAGCGTTCGGCAATGGCCATATAGGCCGGCCCTACCGTTTTCACGTCACGGTTATGGCAGGTGTTGCAGTCGCTCTGGGCAAACAGCGCGGCCACAAGTTCTTCCTGGTTCACTTCCGCTTCTACCTGCTTTGCCTCAGGCTTAAGGGCCAGGTTGATTGAGAAACGCGTTCTGTCATTGGCGTTCAATTTCAGCATGCCCGGCAGCTGAATAAACTGCTGGTTCTCCAGGCTCGTTGTTTTCTTTTCCCCGGCAACAAACTGCCCGTCGGTTTCGAAGTCATTCTCCGAGAGGAGAGAGCTGAGGTTCATTTTTAGCCCTACCTGTACGCCGGCAGGAACATTGGCTGTCCTGAAGCTCCGTTCGAAGCCCGCCCTGTTGCCTTCCAACTCGAAGAACTCCGGGGTTTCTTCTATGCTGATGCTCTTTCCCTGGTAGACCAGGTCGTACATCAGCGTGACACGGTTTCGCAGGATGCGGTGGCCTCGGTAGTTGACTTCCGGTGTGGTCTCTTTGTCCCCGGCTATGATCCGCCAGGGGTTCGCCTCCTCTTCTTCCATATAGGTTGTA contains these protein-coding regions:
- a CDS encoding PA14 domain-containing protein is translated as MKLFKFLPILLVSVGIAFLDSCSPRQTDDMTASTVERPREAWVLRSVLDGRTRALSIALHQKLWVAYSTENGALYKAWNGRVDFNGPVYTSAHGPQPVSTGTTYMEEEEANPWRIIAGDKETTPEVNYRGHRILRNRVTLMYDLVYQGKSISIEETPEFFELEGNRAGFERSFRTANVPAGVQVGLKMNLSSLLSENDFETDGQFVAGEKKTTSLENQQFIQLPGMLKLNANDRTRFSINLALKPEAKQVEAEVNQEELVAALFAQSDCNTCHNRDVKTVGPAYMAIAERYDNSDKNRDALVTKVIKGGAGNWGQVPMTPHPDLKEEDAATMVSYILGLDADKEQAEAANKLMPKPAYAIALQPLNPAEMSAKKENSGMAVNVYQFSSDIVNLPEINGEMLPVMSGSINALHLDDQDFGSFQENFAIHASGYLNIKKTTNIVFRLVCDDGARLFIDDKLVVDNGGNHGLEPKDGEIILKAGRHPFKVEYYQGKFGKGVSLQWRPYGSEEFVVVPPSVFTFNGADIKRTQQAPIAVKKEEVPGDKSPLEAVHPSFTLAQARPDDFQPRVGGMDFLPDGRLVVSTWDSLGSVFIVDSRQAKSARDINVKRIAYGLAEPLGLKVVDGEIYVLQKQELTKLVDLDEDEVIDEYQTVCNGWRVSANFHEFAFGLVYKDGYFYGTLATAINPGGASTNPQIPDRGKVVKISRKDGSFALVAKGLRTPNGIGLGVDNEIFIADNQGDWLPANKIVHLQEGAWYGSRSVDFEGTANATETPPVVWLTQDEIGNSPSQPAKLNVGPYKNQMIHGDVTHGGIKRVFAEKVNGAYQGVVFRFTQGLEAGVNRLAWGPDGSLYLGGVGSTGNWGHAGKLGYGLQKLTFNNSTTFEMLAVRAKPNGVEIEFTEPLKPGAGETAADYEIRQWWFKPTADYGGPKLDDQSLKIKAVKVSADRKKVFLELPDMKAKHVVYIHLNKESITSNTGRQLWSTEAWYTMNSIPAKQ